In Rhizobium sp. N324, a single genomic region encodes these proteins:
- a CDS encoding tRNA (cytidine(34)-2'-O)-methyltransferase, which produces MTDLRLALYQPDIAGNTGTILRLAACLGFAVDLIEPAGFDVSDRNLKRSGMDYIAAAALTRHVNWDRFEAWRATTGRRLILASTKAADRYTDFAFRPDDILLFGRESAGVPDQVHEKADARILIPMVEGQRSINVAVSAAMIVGEAMRQTAWA; this is translated from the coding sequence ATGACGGACCTCAGATTGGCACTCTATCAGCCGGATATAGCAGGCAATACCGGTACGATCCTGCGTCTTGCCGCCTGCCTGGGCTTCGCCGTCGATCTGATCGAACCGGCCGGCTTCGACGTTTCAGATCGCAACCTGAAACGCTCAGGCATGGATTATATCGCCGCGGCTGCACTGACCCGCCACGTCAATTGGGACCGCTTCGAGGCGTGGCGCGCCACGACCGGCCGCCGCCTGATCCTCGCCTCGACCAAGGCGGCAGACCGTTACACCGATTTTGCCTTCCGCCCCGACGACATCCTGCTTTTCGGCCGCGAAAGCGCCGGCGTGCCGGATCAGGTGCATGAGAAGGCGGATGCCCGCATCCTGATCCCGATGGTCGAGGGCCAGCGTTCGATCAACGTCGCCGTCTCGGCCGCGATGATCGTCGGCGAAGCGATGCGCCAGACAGCCTGGGCTTGA
- a CDS encoding ABC transporter ATP-binding protein, which yields MFLRPILRLFETWIDPFRPRANLQPPGSTLGFVWFYIGQARMPFIAMLILGGTSAAIEAALFWFVGRLVDILGSITPGAGWSGLLAAHGGELFGMLALIGLVRFVVAFLIALVDQQVITPGFYNLARWQSYLHVSRQSLSFFQSDFSGRIVTKVWSAGQATGDLVTSLMESVWFVGIYAVTTLVLVARLDFSLAAVVLFWLGAFGLLARHFVPRIRHHSRETAEAGSMLNGRMVDSYSNMQTLKLFARDEESDRYMRQGFDIFQDTVLRFTRFITGVRASMALLSGLMIVTMAGLSVDLWLRGMVSSGAVAFSLALVLRLNFLLGRLMTQFNGIMRNLGTIQNAAELISQPLGLVDRPDAKSLVIRQPGIRFDNVSFRYGKGHLPVVENFSLTIHPGEKVGIVGRSGAGKSTLMNLLLRLYDIQDGRILIDGQDIAAVTQESLRMQIGVVSQDTSLLHRSVRDNILFGRPDAGEERLVEAARRAEAIDFIERLQDQQGRRGFDAHVGERGVKLSGGQRQRIAIARVMLKDAPILVLDEATSALDSEVEEAIQSNLHRIMEGKTVLAIAHRLSTIAALDRLIVVDLGHIIEEGSHEQLLRRGGLYAELWARQSGGFLATDEDAGSRVDGEFRHEAKMI from the coding sequence ATGTTCCTGCGCCCCATCCTTCGCCTGTTCGAAACCTGGATCGATCCGTTCCGTCCGCGCGCCAATCTTCAGCCGCCGGGCTCGACGCTCGGGTTTGTCTGGTTCTATATCGGCCAGGCGAGGATGCCGTTCATCGCCATGCTTATTCTCGGCGGGACATCGGCGGCAATCGAGGCGGCGCTTTTCTGGTTCGTCGGTCGACTGGTCGATATCCTAGGCAGTATCACGCCCGGCGCCGGTTGGAGCGGTCTTCTGGCAGCCCATGGCGGCGAGCTGTTCGGCATGCTCGCGCTCATCGGGCTCGTGCGTTTCGTCGTCGCCTTCCTGATCGCGCTCGTCGATCAGCAGGTGATCACGCCGGGTTTCTATAATCTAGCACGTTGGCAATCCTATCTCCATGTCTCCCGGCAGTCTTTATCGTTCTTCCAGAGCGATTTCTCCGGACGCATCGTTACCAAGGTCTGGTCGGCCGGGCAGGCCACCGGGGATCTCGTCACCTCGCTGATGGAAAGCGTCTGGTTCGTCGGCATTTATGCGGTGACGACGCTCGTGCTCGTCGCCCGGCTGGACTTTTCCCTTGCCGCCGTCGTGCTGTTCTGGCTTGGCGCCTTCGGCCTGCTTGCCCGCCACTTCGTTCCGAGGATCCGCCATCATTCCCGCGAAACGGCGGAGGCCGGATCGATGCTGAACGGCCGAATGGTCGATTCCTACAGCAACATGCAGACGCTGAAGCTGTTTGCCCGCGACGAGGAAAGCGACCGCTACATGCGGCAGGGCTTCGATATCTTTCAGGATACGGTGCTGCGCTTCACGCGGTTCATCACCGGCGTCAGGGCTTCGATGGCGCTTCTCTCCGGCCTGATGATCGTGACGATGGCGGGGCTGAGCGTCGATCTCTGGCTGCGCGGCATGGTGAGCTCCGGAGCCGTGGCCTTCTCGCTGGCGCTGGTGCTCAGGCTGAATTTTCTGCTCGGGCGGCTGATGACGCAGTTCAACGGCATCATGCGCAATCTCGGCACCATCCAGAACGCCGCCGAGCTGATCTCTCAACCGCTGGGGCTCGTCGATCGGCCGGATGCGAAGAGCCTAGTGATCCGGCAGCCCGGCATTCGTTTCGACAATGTTTCCTTCCGCTACGGCAAGGGTCACCTGCCGGTCGTAGAGAATTTCTCCCTGACAATCCATCCCGGCGAAAAGGTCGGGATCGTCGGCCGTTCGGGCGCGGGCAAATCGACGCTGATGAACCTGCTGCTGCGCCTCTACGACATTCAGGACGGCCGCATTCTCATCGATGGCCAGGATATTGCAGCCGTGACGCAGGAATCGCTCAGAATGCAGATCGGCGTTGTCAGCCAGGACACCTCGCTGCTGCATCGTTCGGTGCGCGACAATATCCTGTTCGGACGGCCAGATGCCGGCGAGGAGCGGTTGGTCGAGGCGGCCCGGCGTGCCGAAGCCATCGACTTCATCGAGCGTCTGCAGGATCAGCAGGGGCGCAGAGGCTTCGATGCGCATGTCGGCGAACGCGGTGTCAAACTGTCGGGCGGCCAGCGGCAGCGCATTGCCATTGCCCGAGTGATGCTGAAGGACGCCCCGATCCTCGTTCTCGACGAAGCGACGTCGGCGCTCGATTCGGAGGTAGAGGAAGCGATCCAGTCCAATCTCCATCGGATCATGGAAGGCAAGACGGTGCTTGCGATCGCCCATCGGCTGTCGACGATCGCGGCACTCGACCGGCTGATCGTCGTCGATCTCGGCCACATCATCGAGGAGGGCAGCCATGAGCAGCTGCTTCGCCGCGGCGGGCTCTATGCCGAGCTCTGGGCGCGCCAGTCCGGCGGCTTCCTGGCGACGGACGAGGATGCGGGCTCAAGGGTCGATGGCGAATTCCGCCATGAGGCCAAAATGATTTGA
- a CDS encoding ABC transporter ATP-binding protein, whose product MFGWFEQRLNPFPSEEPVAPPKGLFAFCWHYSKPAAPWLGLMAVLTALIAVGEVALFQFLGDIVDWLTNADRATFLETEGHKLFWMAALVLIGLPLTAGLDSLIMHQMLLGNYPMSARWQMHRFLLRHSMTFFANEFAGRVATKVMQTSLAVRETVMKILDVFVYVVTYFLTMIIVIAAADWRLMIPILVWLAVYIGIVSYFVPRLRKIAAAQADARSMMTGRVVDSYTNIATVKLFSHAGREEVYAREGMDEFLQTVHKQMRKVTLFHISVYLNNCIALFIVSGMSIWFWLNGAISVGAIAIAIGLAMRVNGMSQWIMWEVSALFENIGTVYDGMEMMSKQHDIVDKPDAPPMTAKKGAIHYDRIRFHYGKSKGVIDNLSLDIKAGEKVGLVGRSGAGKTTLMNLLLRFYDLEGGRITIDGQDIAGVSQESLRSLIGVVTQDTSLLHRSIRDNIAYGRPDASDAEIIEAAKRANAWEFVEGLVDMQGRQGLDAQVGERGVKLSGGQRQRIAIARVFLKDAPILVLDEATSALDSEVEAAIQENLFALMEGKTVIAIAHRLSTLTEMDRLIVLDKGRIIEAGSHGELIESGGIYADLWNRQSGGFLSDHAEEAEEAAE is encoded by the coding sequence ATGTTTGGCTGGTTCGAACAGCGACTCAATCCCTTTCCGAGCGAGGAGCCCGTCGCTCCGCCGAAGGGTCTGTTTGCCTTTTGCTGGCACTACAGCAAACCGGCCGCGCCCTGGCTCGGCCTGATGGCCGTGCTGACGGCGCTGATCGCCGTCGGCGAAGTGGCGCTCTTCCAGTTCCTCGGCGATATCGTCGACTGGCTGACCAATGCCGATCGTGCCACCTTCCTTGAGACGGAAGGCCACAAGCTGTTCTGGATGGCGGCGCTGGTGCTGATCGGCCTGCCGCTGACGGCCGGCCTCGATTCCCTCATCATGCACCAGATGCTGCTCGGCAATTATCCGATGAGCGCGCGCTGGCAGATGCATCGCTTCCTGCTGCGCCACAGCATGACGTTCTTCGCCAACGAGTTTGCCGGGCGTGTAGCGACCAAGGTGATGCAGACCTCGCTGGCGGTGCGCGAGACGGTGATGAAGATCCTCGATGTCTTCGTCTACGTCGTGACCTACTTCCTGACGATGATCATCGTCATCGCGGCTGCCGATTGGCGGCTGATGATACCGATCCTCGTCTGGCTCGCCGTCTATATCGGCATCGTCAGCTATTTCGTGCCGCGGCTTCGCAAGATCGCGGCGGCCCAGGCGGATGCGCGCTCGATGATGACGGGGCGCGTGGTCGACAGCTATACGAATATCGCCACCGTCAAGCTGTTTTCGCATGCCGGCCGCGAGGAGGTTTATGCCAGGGAAGGCATGGACGAGTTCCTGCAGACCGTGCACAAGCAGATGCGCAAGGTGACGCTCTTCCACATCAGCGTCTACCTGAACAACTGCATCGCGCTCTTCATCGTCTCGGGCATGTCGATCTGGTTCTGGCTGAACGGGGCGATCTCGGTCGGCGCGATCGCCATCGCCATCGGTCTCGCCATGCGCGTCAACGGCATGTCGCAATGGATCATGTGGGAAGTCTCGGCGCTGTTCGAGAATATCGGCACGGTCTATGACGGCATGGAGATGATGAGCAAACAGCACGACATCGTCGACAAGCCGGACGCCCCTCCGATGACGGCGAAGAAGGGCGCCATCCACTACGACCGCATCCGCTTCCATTACGGCAAGAGCAAGGGTGTGATCGACAACCTGTCGCTCGACATCAAGGCCGGCGAGAAGGTCGGTCTCGTCGGGCGCTCCGGCGCCGGCAAGACGACGCTGATGAACCTGCTGCTGCGCTTCTACGATCTGGAGGGCGGCCGCATCACCATCGACGGGCAGGACATCGCCGGCGTCTCGCAGGAAAGCCTGCGTTCGCTGATCGGCGTGGTGACGCAGGACACCTCGCTGCTGCATCGCTCGATCCGCGACAACATCGCCTATGGCCGTCCCGACGCCTCGGATGCCGAGATCATCGAGGCTGCCAAGCGTGCGAATGCCTGGGAGTTCGTCGAAGGGCTCGTCGACATGCAGGGCCGCCAGGGGCTCGACGCGCAGGTCGGCGAACGCGGCGTCAAACTGTCCGGCGGCCAGCGGCAGCGCATCGCGATCGCCCGCGTCTTCCTGAAGGACGCGCCGATCCTGGTGCTCGACGAGGCGACCTCGGCGCTCGATTCGGAAGTCGAGGCGGCGATCCAGGAAAACCTCTTCGCCCTGATGGAGGGCAAGACGGTGATCGCGATCGCCCACCGGCTGTCGACGCTGACGGAGATGGACCGGCTGATCGTGCTCGACAAGGGCCGGATCATCGAGGCCGGCTCGCACGGCGAACTGATCGAGAGCGGCGGCATCTACGCCGACCTCTGGAACCGCCAGTCCGGCGGTTTCCTCTCCGATCACGCCGAGGAAGCGGAAGAGGCGGCGGAATGA
- a CDS encoding endonuclease/exonuclease/phosphatase family protein, translating to MRDTIFCVFSVLTTLVLAIVSLRYVTDFYLLSFFYSFQVHLAAAAAAASVAALLVKRHWYAVVTLCVSVVLAAHGVVMMREFVEPAVEESRPALFKLMSFNIENDNFANGADIADMVIASGADVVSILEAEPLLSQLPRLLKTYPYYIGCGAGMQECDTLVLSKRPLIEPRIRNLGLLWRNRLTISAIDFDGQKVNFLAAHLTKPYYDEFHGLEIEDLAEIIPSLPGPLVLAGDFNTSILAPDVQYLMRSQGLGTVSLEPATWPIAAGAFGIPIDHIFSRAPLRLKSVRRIENSFGSNHFGLMAEFAIDP from the coding sequence ATGAGAGACACGATTTTTTGCGTATTCAGCGTTCTCACGACCCTCGTCCTCGCCATTGTCTCGCTGCGGTATGTCACCGATTTCTATCTGCTTTCCTTCTTTTACAGCTTCCAGGTCCATCTGGCGGCGGCCGCGGCAGCCGCCTCCGTCGCCGCCCTTCTCGTCAAGCGCCACTGGTACGCGGTGGTGACGCTCTGCGTATCCGTGGTTCTTGCCGCCCACGGCGTCGTGATGATGCGCGAATTCGTCGAGCCGGCGGTCGAAGAGAGCCGCCCTGCCCTTTTCAAGCTGATGTCCTTCAATATCGAGAATGACAATTTCGCCAACGGCGCCGATATAGCCGACATGGTGATCGCCTCGGGCGCCGACGTCGTCAGTATCCTGGAGGCCGAGCCGCTGCTGTCGCAACTGCCGCGGCTCTTGAAGACCTACCCCTACTACATCGGCTGCGGCGCCGGCATGCAGGAATGCGATACGCTGGTGCTGTCGAAGCGCCCTCTCATCGAACCCCGCATCCGCAATCTCGGGCTGCTCTGGCGCAACCGCCTGACGATCTCGGCGATCGATTTCGACGGGCAGAAGGTCAATTTCCTCGCCGCGCACCTGACCAAGCCCTATTACGACGAATTCCACGGCCTGGAAATCGAGGATCTCGCCGAGATTATTCCGTCCCTGCCTGGGCCGCTCGTCCTTGCCGGTGATTTCAACACGTCGATTTTGGCGCCCGACGTGCAGTATCTCATGCGCAGCCAAGGCTTGGGCACGGTTTCGCTGGAGCCGGCGACATGGCCGATCGCGGCAGGCGCCTTCGGCATCCCGATCGATCACATCTTCAGCCGGGCGCCCCTGCGGCTGAAATCGGTACGCCGCATCGAGAACAGCTTCGGTTCAAATCATTTTGGCCTCATGGCGGAATTCGCCATCGACCCTTGA
- a CDS encoding cytochrome b → MSGHSSYEPSTGLEKWVDARLPLPRMVYDSFIAYPVPRNLNYAYTFGAMLAVMLIVQILTGVTLAMHYAADTSLAFNSVEKIMRDVNHGWLLRYMHANGASFFFVAVYLHIARGLYYGSYKAPREILWILGVVIYLLMMATGFMGYVLPWGQMSFWGATVITGFFSAFPLVGEWIQQFLLGGFAVDQPTLNRFFSLHYLLPFMIAGVVVLHIWALHVTGQTNPTGIEVKTKTDTVRFTPYATMKDALGVSVFLLVYAYFVFYLPNFLGHADNYIPADPLKTPAHIVPEWYFLPFYAMLRSITFNVGPIDSKLGGVLVMFGAIIVLFFLPWLDTSKVRSAVYRPWYKLAFWLFVVNAIILGWLGSQPAEGLFTTISQICTLLYFAFFLVAMPVLGLVETPRRIPNSITEAVLEKRNKTAAASAAANA, encoded by the coding sequence ATGAGTGGCCATTCCAGCTACGAGCCGTCAACCGGCCTTGAGAAATGGGTCGATGCGCGCCTGCCTTTGCCGCGCATGGTCTATGACAGCTTCATTGCATATCCGGTTCCCAGGAACCTGAACTATGCCTACACGTTCGGCGCGATGCTCGCCGTCATGCTGATCGTACAGATCCTGACGGGCGTTACGCTCGCCATGCATTATGCCGCCGACACATCGCTGGCCTTCAACTCCGTTGAAAAGATCATGCGCGACGTCAACCACGGCTGGCTGCTGCGCTATATGCATGCCAACGGCGCCTCGTTCTTCTTCGTCGCCGTATACCTCCACATTGCCCGCGGCCTCTATTACGGTTCGTACAAGGCGCCGCGCGAAATCCTCTGGATCCTCGGCGTCGTCATCTACCTCCTGATGATGGCGACCGGTTTCATGGGCTATGTTCTGCCCTGGGGCCAGATGTCCTTCTGGGGCGCGACCGTCATCACCGGCTTCTTCTCGGCCTTCCCGCTGGTCGGCGAATGGATCCAGCAGTTCCTGCTCGGCGGCTTCGCCGTCGATCAGCCGACGCTGAACCGCTTCTTCTCGCTGCACTACCTGCTGCCCTTCATGATCGCCGGCGTCGTCGTGCTGCACATCTGGGCGCTGCATGTCACCGGCCAGACGAACCCGACCGGCATCGAGGTCAAGACCAAGACGGACACGGTGCGCTTCACGCCTTATGCAACGATGAAGGATGCGCTCGGCGTCTCCGTCTTCCTGCTGGTCTACGCCTACTTCGTATTCTACCTGCCGAACTTCCTCGGCCATGCCGACAACTACATTCCGGCAGACCCGCTGAAGACGCCGGCCCACATTGTTCCGGAATGGTACTTCCTGCCGTTCTACGCGATGCTGCGTTCGATCACCTTCAACGTTGGCCCGATCGACTCCAAGCTTGGCGGCGTCCTCGTGATGTTCGGCGCGATCATCGTGCTGTTCTTCCTGCCCTGGCTCGATACCTCCAAGGTCCGCTCGGCCGTCTACCGTCCTTGGTACAAGCTGGCCTTCTGGCTGTTCGTGGTCAATGCGATCATCCTCGGCTGGCTCGGCTCGCAGCCGGCCGAAGGCCTGTTCACCACGATTTCGCAGATCTGCACGCTCCTCTATTTCGCTTTCTTCCTGGTGGCGATGCCAGTTCTCGGCCTAGTCGAGACACCGCGGCGCATCCCGAACTCGATCACCGAGGCGGTGCTCGAAAAGCGCAACAAGACAGCCGCAGCCAGTGCGGCGGCCAATGCCTAA
- a CDS encoding cytochrome c1, with translation MKTLVASILPLAVAALLGSAAFAEEATPANGAAPAHHEESATPHYPLKEPKEEEWSFAGPFGHYDKAQLQRGLKVYTEVCSACHSMNLVPFRMLDELGYSEAQVKAFAANYEVQDGPNAAGEMFTRKAVPSDHFPAPFANAEAAAASNNGAAPPDFSLIAKAREVERGFPRFVVDIFTQYQESGPDYIHALLTGYEEPPAGFQVPQGGHYNPYFHAAAVLAMPKPLSDGQVTYDDGAPQTVDQYSKDVSSFLMWAAEPHLEERKRTGFMVMVFLAIFTLLIYLTKRSVYANKEH, from the coding sequence ATGAAAACGCTTGTTGCAAGCATTCTTCCGCTCGCAGTCGCTGCTCTTCTCGGCAGCGCCGCCTTCGCCGAGGAAGCCACGCCCGCCAACGGCGCAGCGCCCGCCCATCACGAGGAAAGTGCGACGCCGCACTATCCGCTGAAGGAGCCCAAGGAGGAAGAGTGGAGTTTTGCCGGTCCGTTCGGCCACTACGACAAGGCCCAGCTTCAGCGCGGCCTCAAGGTCTACACCGAAGTCTGTTCCGCCTGCCATTCGATGAACCTCGTGCCTTTCCGCATGCTCGACGAACTCGGTTATTCCGAGGCGCAGGTGAAGGCTTTCGCCGCGAACTACGAGGTCCAGGACGGCCCGAATGCCGCCGGCGAGATGTTTACCCGCAAGGCAGTTCCTTCGGACCACTTCCCGGCACCTTTCGCCAATGCGGAGGCGGCTGCCGCTTCCAACAACGGCGCGGCTCCGCCTGACTTTTCGCTGATCGCCAAAGCCCGTGAAGTCGAGCGCGGCTTTCCGCGGTTCGTCGTCGACATCTTCACGCAGTATCAGGAAAGCGGCCCCGACTATATTCATGCGCTGCTGACCGGCTATGAAGAGCCGCCGGCCGGTTTCCAGGTGCCGCAGGGTGGACATTACAACCCGTATTTCCACGCTGCCGCCGTCCTCGCCATGCCGAAGCCGCTCTCCGACGGCCAGGTGACCTATGACGACGGCGCGCCGCAGACCGTCGACCAGTATTCCAAGGACGTTTCCTCCTTCCTGATGTGGGCCGCCGAGCCGCATCTCGAGGAGCGCAAGCGCACCGGTTTCATGGTGATGGTCTTCCTGGCGATCTTCACGCTGCTGATCTACCTGACGAAGCGCTCGGTCTACGCCAACAAGGAGCATTGA
- a CDS encoding adenine phosphoribosyltransferase, with protein MDKNMTSELAASIRSIPDYPKPGIIFRDITTLLGNPRAFRRAVDELVQPYAGTKIDKIAGMEARGFILGGAVAHQLSSGFVPIRKKGKLPHDTVRIAYSLEYGVDEMEMHRDAVQPGEKVILVDDLIATGGTAVGATKLLRQIGAEVVGACFVIDLPDLGGRKKLEELGVVVHTLVEFSGH; from the coding sequence ATGGACAAGAATATGACTTCGGAGCTCGCCGCCAGCATCCGCTCCATTCCCGACTATCCCAAGCCGGGCATCATTTTTCGCGACATCACCACGCTGCTGGGCAATCCCCGCGCTTTCCGCCGGGCGGTCGACGAACTCGTGCAGCCCTATGCCGGCACGAAGATCGACAAGATCGCCGGCATGGAGGCGCGCGGCTTCATCCTCGGCGGCGCGGTAGCGCACCAGCTTTCCTCCGGCTTCGTACCGATCCGCAAAAAGGGCAAGCTGCCGCATGATACCGTGCGCATCGCCTACAGCCTGGAATACGGCGTCGACGAGATGGAGATGCATCGCGACGCGGTGCAGCCTGGCGAGAAGGTGATCCTGGTCGACGACCTGATCGCCACCGGCGGCACTGCGGTGGGCGCTACCAAGCTGTTGCGCCAGATCGGCGCCGAGGTGGTCGGCGCCTGCTTCGTTATCGATCTGCCGGACCTTGGCGGCCGCAAGAAGCTGGAAGAGCTCGGCGTCGTCGTGCATACACTGGTCGAATTCTCCGGCCACTGA
- a CDS encoding Na/Pi cotransporter family protein, producing the protein MDSTIIMINLFGAVALLLFGLAQVKDGVSRAFGARLRTGLATGTRGGFRSFLSGLVATIALQSSTATALMTASFVERDLIKPRMAQIVLLGANVGTAITAWIVATGIEWLSPLLILAGIVLYRGRSSARQGGGAALIGIGLMLLSLHLLSLATEPMRASPALAAFIGLLDGALPVALLFSAALAFLSSSSLAVVVLILSLASAGLVSAELVIVLVLGANLGGAIPPVIATLSGPVSARRVTLGNLAVRALGCFIALPLAGYGAELIQMLPFGPAKLPVDAHLAFNLLLAALAWPFSRSLATLMARLVPDQAEPDNAPKYLDAQELSTPVIALTSATREVLGVGDLIERMLVRVSEAFEQNDAGKLAEIPALEERVDRLQQAVKVYLSKLGREGLSDENARRSIVVIDYAINLEHMGDIIEKGLREEVAKKISLGLRFSDDGHQELRKLFDLTIDNLRVAQTIFVTRDFNLARQMMEVKVEVRRMEKQSAERHLERLRDGRADSLQTSSLHLDMLRDLKRINAHIVSVAHPIMDESGLLIESRVRPAAE; encoded by the coding sequence ATGGATTCCACAATCATCATGATCAACCTGTTCGGCGCCGTGGCCTTGCTGCTGTTCGGCCTCGCGCAGGTGAAGGACGGCGTGTCCAGGGCCTTCGGCGCACGGCTGAGAACAGGGCTGGCCACCGGCACGCGCGGCGGTTTCCGTTCCTTTCTGTCGGGATTGGTGGCGACCATCGCGCTGCAGAGTTCGACGGCAACCGCCCTGATGACCGCATCCTTCGTCGAACGTGACCTGATCAAGCCGCGCATGGCGCAGATCGTCCTGCTCGGCGCCAATGTCGGCACCGCGATCACCGCCTGGATCGTCGCCACCGGCATCGAATGGCTCTCTCCCTTGCTGATCCTGGCCGGCATCGTGCTTTACCGTGGCCGCTCCAGCGCCCGCCAGGGCGGCGGCGCGGCGCTGATCGGCATCGGTCTGATGCTGCTGTCGCTGCATCTGCTCAGCCTCGCGACGGAACCGATGCGCGCCTCGCCGGCGCTCGCCGCCTTTATCGGCCTGCTGGACGGCGCGCTGCCCGTGGCGCTGCTCTTTTCGGCAGCCCTTGCCTTCCTCTCCTCGTCGAGCCTGGCAGTCGTGGTGCTTATCCTGTCGCTCGCCTCGGCGGGCCTGGTCTCGGCTGAACTCGTCATCGTGCTCGTGCTCGGCGCCAATCTCGGCGGCGCCATCCCGCCTGTCATCGCGACGTTGTCCGGCCCGGTTTCGGCGCGGCGCGTCACGCTCGGCAATCTCGCAGTGCGCGCGCTCGGCTGCTTCATTGCCCTGCCGCTGGCGGGCTATGGCGCCGAACTCATCCAGATGCTGCCCTTCGGCCCGGCCAAGCTGCCGGTCGACGCGCATCTCGCCTTCAATCTTCTGCTGGCAGCGCTTGCCTGGCCATTCTCCCGATCGCTAGCCACCCTGATGGCCCGGCTGGTGCCGGATCAGGCCGAGCCTGACAACGCGCCGAAATATCTCGACGCGCAGGAGCTTTCGACACCCGTCATCGCGCTCACCAGCGCCACCCGCGAAGTGCTCGGCGTCGGCGACCTCATCGAGCGCATGCTGGTCCGGGTCTCGGAAGCCTTCGAGCAGAATGATGCCGGCAAACTTGCCGAAATCCCGGCTCTCGAAGAGCGCGTCGACCGGTTGCAGCAGGCGGTGAAGGTCTATCTCTCGAAGCTCGGCCGTGAGGGTCTCAGCGACGAAAATGCCCGCCGCTCGATCGTCGTCATCGATTACGCGATCAATCTCGAACATATGGGCGACATCATCGAGAAAGGCTTGCGGGAAGAGGTGGCGAAGAAGATCTCGCTCGGCCTGAGATTTTCCGACGACGGCCATCAGGAACTGCGCAAGCTGTTCGATCTGACGATCGACAATCTGCGTGTCGCCCAGACGATCTTCGTCACCCGCGATTTCAATCTCGCGCGGCAGATGATGGAGGTAAAGGTCGAGGTGCGCCGGATGGAGAAGCAGTCGGCCGAGCGCCATCTGGAACGCCTGCGCGACGGCCGCGCCGACAGCCTGCAGACGAGTTCGCTGCATCTCGACATGCTGCGCGACCTGAAGCGCATCAACGCCCACATCGTCTCGGTGGCGCATCCGATCATGGATGAGAGCGGCCTGCTGATCGAAAGCCGCGTGCGACCCGCGGCGGAGTGA
- the petA gene encoding ubiquinol-cytochrome c reductase iron-sulfur subunit yields the protein MSEHVTTSEASTEPTRRDFLYLTTGMAGAVGAVAVAWPFVDQMRPDASTLALASIEVDVASLEPGMSLTVKWRGKPIFIRNRTPEEVKAAADVPLADLKDPVARNANLPPEAQATGVDRSGGKDKENWIVMIGTCTHLGCVPLGQAGEYNGWFCPCHGSVYDTAGRIRKGPAPQNLAIPTFSFISDTKIKIG from the coding sequence GTGAGCGAACACGTAACGACAAGCGAGGCTTCGACAGAGCCTACTCGCCGTGATTTCCTTTATCTCACCACTGGTATGGCGGGCGCTGTCGGCGCCGTCGCGGTTGCCTGGCCGTTCGTCGACCAGATGCGACCGGATGCGTCGACGCTGGCACTGGCCTCCATCGAAGTCGATGTCGCGAGCCTCGAGCCCGGCATGTCGCTGACGGTGAAGTGGCGCGGCAAGCCGATCTTCATTCGCAACCGCACGCCCGAAGAAGTGAAGGCCGCCGCCGATGTTCCGCTGGCCGATCTCAAGGATCCGGTCGCCCGCAATGCCAACCTGCCGCCCGAGGCTCAGGCAACCGGTGTCGACCGTTCAGGCGGCAAGGACAAGGAAAACTGGATCGTCATGATCGGCACCTGCACCCATCTCGGCTGCGTGCCGCTCGGCCAGGCCGGCGAATATAATGGTTGGTTCTGTCCCTGCCATGGCTCGGTCTACGATACGGCCGGCCGCATCCGTAAGGGTCCTGCGCCGCAGAACCTGGCGATCCCGACCTTTTCATTTATATCCGATACCAAGATCAAGATCGGTTGA